One Strix uralensis isolate ZFMK-TIS-50842 chromosome 9, bStrUra1, whole genome shotgun sequence DNA segment encodes these proteins:
- the NME9 gene encoding thioredoxin domain-containing protein 6: MLCLKGLIVVDAFQAWCGPCKAVVDLFRKIRNEVGSHLLHFAVAEVDSIDGLEEYRGKCEPVFLLYAEGELVAVVRGANAPVLQKTILEQLALERMVLEHGGQRVVA, from the exons ATGCTGTGCCTCAAAGGACTCATTG TTGTTGATGCGTTTCAAGCCTGGTGTGGTCCATGCAAAGCAGTAGTAGATCTTTTCCGAAAAATAAGGAATGAAGTTGGCAGTCATCTCCTGCATTTTGCTGTG GCTGAAGTTGATTCCATTGATGGTCTGGAAGAATACAGAGGAAAATGCGAGCCTGTCTTTCTGCTTTATGCA GAAGGAGAATTAGTAGCTGTTGTAAGAGGAGCGAATGCACCAGTGCTGCAGAAGACCATCCTGGAACAGCTGGCACTGGAAAGGATGGTTTTAGAACATGGAGGACAGCGTGTGGTG GCTTAA